The segment AAGCCGCGCTGTTCCGGCGGCACCACGCGGGCACCGTCGCTCAGCGGCTCGCCGTCGAAGCTGAGCCTGCCCGCCAGCGGTGTCTCGAAGCCGGCGAGCAGACGCAGGAGCGTCGTCTTGCCGGATCCGCTCGGGCCCAGTAGTGCAGCGGTCTCGCCGCGCGGCAGGACGAGATCGATCCCGGACAGAACCCGGTTGTCGCCGTACGCAGCGGAAAGATCGCGGATCTCGAGCATGACCGGGCGGCGCCTAGCGCGTGTCTCCGGTCTGGCGGTGCAGCAGCCAGATCGGGGCCAGTCCGACCAGCACCAGCAGCAGTGACGGTACGGCTGCCATTTCCCACTGGCCCTCGCTGGTGTACTCGAAGATCCGGGTAGCGAGCGTGTCCCAGCCAAAGGGACGCATCATCAGCGTGATCGGCATTTCCTTCATGACATCAACGAAGACCAGCAGCGCGCCCACTGCGACGCTGCTGCGCAGTGCGGGCCAGTAGATGCGGCGCAGGATCCCGGCCCGCGGCATGCCGGCAAGGCGTGCGCTGTCGAGGACCGACCGCGGGAGGCGCATGGTACTGGACGCGACCGGAGCGTGCGCCACCGCGAGGAAGCGGACGCCGTAGCCCATGAGCATCAGCACGAGCCCGCCACCGGCCACGCTTGCCGCGAGTCCGCCGCCGGCCATGCCAGCCAGCTCGCTGATCGGCACGTAGAGCCCGACCGCGAGCAGTGCGCCGGGAAAGGCGTAGCCCAGCGTCGCCACGCGCTGGGCCATGCGCAGTCCGGGACGTGGTGCGAGGTGGACGCTGCTGGCGAGGAAGGCGGCGGCCGCCACGATCAGTCCTGCCGCCGAGATGGCGAGCGTAGCGCTGTTCAGGGCCCACTCCAGGAAGCGCGCGTCAAGAACGGCGAGATGACGCAGCGAGCCGAAGACCAGCCACGATACCGGCAGCACGAAGCACGCGCCGAAGACCAGGCCGCACCAGCCGGCGGCCATCCAGCGTTGCCGCGGGCCCAGCGGGATGCGACGGATCGCATCCACCCCGACCGCCTCGAAGCGCATGCGTCGCCGCGCGTGCGCCTCCATTCCCAGCAGGCACACGACGAAGATCAGCATTACGCTCGCGATCTGCAGCGCCGACTGCGTGGAGAACAGGCCGTACCAGGCCTTGTAGATCGCCACCGAGAGCGTGTCGTAGTTGAACGCCGCGACCGTGCCGAAGTCGGCGAGCACCTCCATCAGTGCCAGACTGGCGCCGGCCGCGATCCAGGGCGTCGCCATCGGCAGCGCGACCCGGAAGAAGGCGCGCGCGGGCGACATGCCGAAGCTGCGCGCGGCTTCCATCGCGCGCAGCCCCGTCGAGCGGAACGCCTCGCGCGTGATCAGGAACACATAGGGGTACAGCGCCGCGGTCAGTACCGCGGTCAGGCCCCACCGATTGCGTACCTCAGGCATTGCGCCGCCGAGCCACTGCGTGATGTCACCGCTCCGGTCCAGCAGCCCCAGGAATGCCACCGCCGCCACGTATCCCGGAAGGGCGAGCGGCAGCAGCAGCAGCAGGGAGAACACGCGCCTGCCGGGGAAATCGGTGAGTGCCACCAGCGCAGCCGAGGTGACCCCGACCACCAGGACCCCGACAAGGACCGTGCCGAGCAGCGCCAGCGTGTCCAGCGCGGCCGACGGCAGCACGAAGCGGCCCAGGTGCGCGAGGAGCTCGGAGTCGATGTCTGTCCACGACCACGCTGCCGCCGCGAGCGGAATCACCGTCGGTACGCACAGGAGCAGGGCGGCCAGTTGCCAGGCGCCGCTGCCGAGGGTCCCGCGGATCACGCCGCCGGCGTTGTGTCGGTCCGCCATCTCATGAATGCTCGCGGAAACGCGCAACGACGGGCCGCCCGGCATGCGCCGGCGCGCCACCGGTTACCGGATCAACGGTAACCGGCACGATCCATCAGCTTCACCGCGGCGGGTTGCAGCTCGCCGACCTTCTCGATGGCGAGATCGTCGGCCCGGAAATCTCCCCAGGCCTTCACGGCTTCCGCGGCTTCCACGTCCGGGTTGGCCGGGAACTCCATGTTGAGCTCCGCGTACAGATGCTGCGCTTCGCCCTCGGCAAGCCACGCGATGAGCGCGCGCGCGCGCTCGGCATGGCGCGAATGCGCCGTCACGCCCGCGCCGGAGACGTTGACGTGCGTTCCGCCCTCGCCGTCACCCTGGTTGGCCCAGAACAGTGCGGCGGGGATCTCCGGATTCTTCGCCTCGAGGCGTCCGAAGTAGTAACTGTTGATGATGCCGACATCGCATTGCCCGGCCACGATGGCCTCGACCACGGCGGTGTCGTTCGCGAACGGCGGCTCGGCAAGGTTGCCGACCCAGCCGCGCACGACCTCTTCGGTCCGCTCCTCGCCCAGGCGCGCGATCATCGCCGCGACCAGCGACTGGTTGTAGACCTTCTTGGACGTCCGCAGGCACAACCGGTCCTGCCAGGCGTCATCGGCGAGTGCCGCGTAGGAGGACAGGTTCTCCGGGGCAACCCGCTCGGTGCTGTACACGATCGTGCGGGCGCGCAGTGACAGTGCCGTCCATCGGTTCCTGCTGTCGCGGTACTGAGGCGGTATGGCGTCGCTGACGTCCGACGATTCCAGTGGCTGCAGCAATCCCAGGTCCGCCGCCCGCCAGAGATTGCCGGCATCCACAGTCATCAGAATGTCGGCCGGCGTGTGCACGCCTTCGGCGTCGAGGCGCGCGATGAGCGCGCCATCGGAATCCGTGAGGAAGCGGATGCGCTCGCCGGTTTCCTCCTCGTAGCGCTCGAACAGCGGCCGGATCAGCGCCTCGATGCGCGACGAGTACACCACGAGCGGCTCGCTCGGCCCGACCGCTTCCCCGCCCGCCTGCGTGTCAGTCGCGGACTGCTGCTCGGAAGCCTGCTCGGGCGAACAGGCGGCGAGGACGAAGCCGATCAGGACGGCGAGGAAGCTGCGCATGAGAGAAGGCCAGAAATGGGAACGGTTCTCATTATGGCCGCGAGCGAGCCGCGGCGTCCACTCGGCAGGCTCAGCCCAGTCCCAGGGCCTCGACCAGCTTGAGCGTCGGCTTGGACTGATTGAGCGTGTAGAAGTGGATCGACGGCACGCCGCGCTCGATCAGCTTGCCGCACAGCCTGGTCACGACCTCGTGCCCGAAGTCGCGCAGCGCCTCGTTGTCGTCCTTGTAGCGCTCCATGCCGTAGTACAGCCAGCGCGGGATGTCGGCGCCGCAGGCACCGGAAAAGCGCACGATCTGCTCGAAGTTCACGATCGGCATGATGCCCGGGATCACGGGGATGGTGATACCGGCGCGCTCGCACCGCTCCATGAAGTCGTCGAAGGCGTCGATGTTGAAGAAGTACTGCGTGATGGCGGCATCCGCACCCGCCTCGACCTTGCGACGGAAGTTGTCGAAGTCGCTGTCGATGTCCGGCGCCTGCGGGTGCATCTCGGGGTAGGCGCCGACTTCCAGCTCGAAGTGGTCGCCGTGCTCCTCGCGGATGAAGGTCACCAGCTCGTTGGCATAGTGCAGGTCACCGGGGGCCGAGCTGCTGTTCGCGGTGGCCGGCAGGTCGCCGCGCAGCGCCACGATGCGCTTGACGCCCGCCTCGCGGTAGCGCGCCAGCTGGTCGCGGATGCGGTCGCGCGAGGACGTGATGCAGCTCAGGTGCGGCGCTGCCTCGATGCCGGTCTCCTCGACCACCATCTGCACCGTCTCGAAGGTGCCTTCCTGCGTCGAGCCGCCGGCACCGAAGGTCACCGAAAAGTACTCGGGTTTCTTCTCGGCGAGTCGCTTGACTGCCAGCTTGAGCTTCTCCGCACCCTGCTCGGTCTTGGGCGGGAAGAGCTCGAATGAATACTTGGTTTCTGTCATTGAATCACCCATAAAAAAGGGCGCGGAGCGCGTGTTGCGCGCCGCGCCCGTGTTGCACAGGACTGCTGCCCGCTTTTAGTAGCGGTAGTGCTCGGGCTTGAACGGCCCGTCCACCGGCACGCCGATGTAGTCGGCCTGCTCCTTGGACAGCTTGGTCAGCTTGACGCCGATCTGGCCGAGGTGCAGCGCGGCAACCTCTTCGTCCAGCTTCTTGGGCAGACGGTAGACCTTGTTCTCGTAGCTGTCCTTGTTCTTCCACAGC is part of the Algiphilus sp. genome and harbors:
- the metF gene encoding methylenetetrahydrofolate reductase [NAD(P)H]; protein product: MTETKYSFELFPPKTEQGAEKLKLAVKRLAEKKPEYFSVTFGAGGSTQEGTFETVQMVVEETGIEAAPHLSCITSSRDRIRDQLARYREAGVKRIVALRGDLPATANSSSAPGDLHYANELVTFIREEHGDHFELEVGAYPEMHPQAPDIDSDFDNFRRKVEAGADAAITQYFFNIDAFDDFMERCERAGITIPVIPGIMPIVNFEQIVRFSGACGADIPRWLYYGMERYKDDNEALRDFGHEVVTRLCGKLIERGVPSIHFYTLNQSKPTLKLVEALGLG
- a CDS encoding iron ABC transporter permease yields the protein MADRHNAGGVIRGTLGSGAWQLAALLLCVPTVIPLAAAAWSWTDIDSELLAHLGRFVLPSAALDTLALLGTVLVGVLVVGVTSAALVALTDFPGRRVFSLLLLLPLALPGYVAAVAFLGLLDRSGDITQWLGGAMPEVRNRWGLTAVLTAALYPYVFLITREAFRSTGLRAMEAARSFGMSPARAFFRVALPMATPWIAAGASLALMEVLADFGTVAAFNYDTLSVAIYKAWYGLFSTQSALQIASVMLIFVVCLLGMEAHARRRMRFEAVGVDAIRRIPLGPRQRWMAAGWCGLVFGACFVLPVSWLVFGSLRHLAVLDARFLEWALNSATLAISAAGLIVAAAAFLASSVHLAPRPGLRMAQRVATLGYAFPGALLAVGLYVPISELAGMAGGGLAASVAGGGLVLMLMGYGVRFLAVAHAPVASSTMRLPRSVLDSARLAGMPRAGILRRIYWPALRSSVAVGALLVFVDVMKEMPITLMMRPFGWDTLATRIFEYTSEGQWEMAAVPSLLLVLVGLAPIWLLHRQTGDTR
- a CDS encoding extracellular solute-binding protein, encoding MRSFLAVLIGFVLAACSPEQASEQQSATDTQAGGEAVGPSEPLVVYSSRIEALIRPLFERYEEETGERIRFLTDSDGALIARLDAEGVHTPADILMTVDAGNLWRAADLGLLQPLESSDVSDAIPPQYRDSRNRWTALSLRARTIVYSTERVAPENLSSYAALADDAWQDRLCLRTSKKVYNQSLVAAMIARLGEERTEEVVRGWVGNLAEPPFANDTAVVEAIVAGQCDVGIINSYYFGRLEAKNPEIPAALFWANQGDGEGGTHVNVSGAGVTAHSRHAERARALIAWLAEGEAQHLYAELNMEFPANPDVEAAEAVKAWGDFRADDLAIEKVGELQPAAVKLMDRAGYR